The following coding sequences are from one Rutidosis leptorrhynchoides isolate AG116_Rl617_1_P2 chromosome 11, CSIRO_AGI_Rlap_v1, whole genome shotgun sequence window:
- the LOC139877785 gene encoding adenosylhomocysteinase 1-like, which yields MTSSLTVEKTSTGREYKVKDMSLADFGRLELELAEVEMPGLMSCRSEFGPSQPFKGARITGSLHMTIQTGVLIETLTALGAEVRWCSCNIFSTQDHAAAAIARDSAAVFAWKGETLQEYWWCTERALDWGPGGGPDLIVDDGGDATLLIHEGVKAEEEFAKTGKVPDPTSTDNAEFQIVLSIIKDGLAVDPKKYHKMKERLVGVSEETTTGVKRLYQMQANGTLLFPAINVNDSVTKSKFDNLYGCRHSLPDGLMRATDVMIAGKVAVVCGYGDVGKGCAAAMKQAGARVIVTEIDPICALQATMEGLQVLTLEDVVSQADIFVTTTGNKDIIMVSHMLKMKNNAIVCNIGHFDNEIDMLGLETYPGVQRITIKPQTDRWVFPETKTGIIVLAEGRLMNLGCATGHPSFVMSCSFTNQVIAQLELWNERTSGKYKKEVYVLPKHLDEKVAALHLGKLGAKLTVLSKDQADYISVPVEGPYKPAHYRY from the exons ATGACGTCATCACTTACCGTCGAGAAAACCTCCACCGGCCGTGAGTACAAAGTCAAGGACATGTCCCTAGCTGACTTTGGTCGGCTCGAACTCGAATTAGCCGAAGTCGAAATGCCCGGTCTAATGTCTTGCCGGTCTGAATTCGGTCCGTCTCAACCGTTTAAAGGTGCACGTATCACCGGTTCACTTCACATGACTATTCAAACCGGCGTGCTTATTGAAACCCTAACCGCTTTAGGTGCTGAGGTCAGATGGTGCTCGTGTAACATTTTCTCTACTCAGGATCATGCTGCCGCTGCTATCGCACGTGATTCGGCCGCTGTGTTCGCATGGAAGGGTGAAACCCTACAG GAGTACTGGTGGTGTACGGAACGAGCGTTAGATTGGGGTCCAGGAGGTGGTCCCGATTTGATCGTTGATGACGGTGGTGATGCTACTTTATTGATTCACGAAGGAGTGAAAGCGGAAGAAGAATTTGCGAAAACAGGGAAGGTACCAGACCCGACTTCAACCGATAATGCCGAATTTCAAATTGTGTTGTCGATCATTAAAGACGGACTTGCGGTTGACCCTAAAAAGTACCACAAAATGAAGGAAAGATTGGTAGGTGTGTCTGAAGAGACTACTACTGGTGTTAAGAGGTTGTACCAAATGCAAGCTAATGGTACTCTGCTTTTTCCTGCCATTAATGTTAATGATTCTGTCACCAAGAGCAAG TTCGACAACTTGTACGGATGTCGCCACTCTCTCCCTGACGGTTTAATGAGAGCCACCGACGTAATGATCGCCGGAAAGGTCGCCGTCGTTTGCGGATACGGAGACGTCGGAAAAGGTTGTGCCGCCGCCATGAAACAAGCCGGGGCCCGTGTCATCGTAACTGAAATCGACCCAATCTGCGCCCTTCAAGCCACAATGGAAGGTCTGCAAGTCCTAACCCTAGAAGACGTCGTCTCACAAGCCGATATCTTCGTCACCACAACCGGTAACAAAGACATCATTATGGTTTCCCACATGTTAAAAATGAAAAACAACGCAATCGTTTGCAACATCGGCCATTTCGACAACGAAATCGACATGCTCGGACTCGAAACCTACCCGGGCGTACAAAGAATCACGATTAAACCGCAAACGGACCGATGGGTTTTTCCCGAAACGAAAACCGGTATCATTGTGTTAGCCGAGGGTCGGCTCATGAACTTGGGCTGTGCTACGGGCCACCCTAGTTTTGTGATGTCGTGCTCGTTTACTAACCAAGTGATCGCGCAACTTGAGCTATGGAACGAAAGGACGAGTGGGAAGTATAAGAAGGAAGTTTACGTGTTGCCGAAACATCTTGATGAAAAAGTGGCTGCACTTCATCTTGGTAAGCTTGGGGCTAAGTTGACCGTGCTTAGTAAGGATCAAGCTGATTACATCAGCGTACCGGTTGAGGGTCCGTACAAGCCGGCTCATTATAGGTACTGA